One window from the genome of Mugil cephalus isolate CIBA_MC_2020 chromosome 23, CIBA_Mcephalus_1.1, whole genome shotgun sequence encodes:
- the LOC125001239 gene encoding NACHT, LRR and PYD domains-containing protein 3-like: MDQEGVHPSETTVSGEHEDQSLQPLRPDHVASENQAEPPRSDNEAVIPAEKLVAGMRTELVKRVSTEVLTQLLDALVTDEVLSELEKESISEMHPVRADKVRHFIDIVKKKGEEACKKFIRHLQSIDPPLSHHLHLSSVQPPKKDAVERCRRKLKSSLKEKFQSVFQGIAKAGNSALLNEIYTELYITEGGTAEVNDEHEVRQIETASRKPHRSETTIRCEDLFKASPGRHGPIRRVMTKGVAGIGKTVLTQKFTLDWAEDKANQDILFIFPLTFRELNVVKGQRFSLLRLVHHFFTETKEAGICSFDDFQVVFIFDGLDECRLPLDFHKTEILTDVTESTSVDVLLTNLIRGNLLPSARLWITTRPAAANQILCDSVDMVTEVRGFTDPQKEEYFRKRFRDEEQASRIISHIKTSRSLHIMCHIPVFCWITAQVLEEELKTREGGELPKTLTEVYIHFLMVQAKVKGEKYDGGAETDPHWHKKSRTMIESLGKLAFDQLLKGNLIFYESDLTECDMDIGTASVYSGIFTKSFIEQKGMYVIPQFSFIHLSIQEFLAALHVHQTFINSGVNLLEEKKTSLLSKVLRSKSEVKQFYQSAVDKALQSPNGHLDLVLRFLLGLSLQTNQNLLRDLLKQTGSKSQTNQEIVQYIKKKIREKLSLERSINLFHCLNELNDGSLVEEIQQSLRSGTFSRDKLSPAQWSALGFILMSSGEDLDEFNLKKYSDSEEALRRLLPVVKASNKAQLSHCRLSGRSLTALFSVLSSQSNLRELDLSGNTVYVTEVETLSTGLKSPNCKLETLRLSNCSLSESSCDYLGPALKSNPSHLKHLDLSGNNLKDSGVKQLCGFLESPDCRLETLTLRSCSLSEISCDYLGPALKSNPSHLKHLDLSNNNLQDSGVKQLCGFLESPDCRLETLELSCCSLSEISCDSLGPALKSNPSHLKHLDLSKNLNLKDPGVKQLCGFLESPDCRLETLSLNSCSLSEISCDSLASALKSNPSHLKHLDLSENTDLKDSGVKHLCGFLKRPDCRLEDLRSVIDFYCCRSDMFNHQLNLILLLAVGKEGLQSRKFRFSQNIYISSILSKISCDHMVSALKSNPSHLKHLHLNGNKDLKDSGVKQLCGFLESPDCRLETLRLWSCRLSESSCSYLVSALKSNPSHLKHLDLSKNKLQDSGVKQLCGFLESPDCRLETLDLLTCRLSEISCDSLVSALKSNPSHLKHLDLRFNNLKDSAVKQLLVLVMSPDYKLEVVEWKFG; this comes from the exons AGAAGTTGGTTGCCGGCATGAGGACTGAGTTGGTGAAAAGGGTGTCGACAGAAGTCCTTACACAGCTGCTGGATGCCCTCGTAACAGACGAAGTCTTGAGTGAGTTGGAGAAAGAATCGATATCTGAGATGCACCCAGTCAGAGCAGACAAGGTACGCCACTTCATTGACATTGTGaagaaaaagggagaggaggCCTGCAAGAAGTTCATCCGACATCTTCAGTCCATAGATCCTCCCCTTTCCCATCATCTGCATTTGTCCTCTGTTCAACCTCCTAAGAAAG ATGCTGTTGAGAGGTGTCGACGTaaacttaaatctagtctgaaggagaagttccagtctGTGTTtcaggggattgctaaagctggaaactcagcccttctgaatgagatctacacagagctctacatcacagagggagggactgcagaggtcaatgatgaacatgaggtcagacagattgaaacagcatccaggaaaccacacagatcagaaacaaccatcagatgTGAAGACCtttttaaagcctcacctggaagacatggaccaatcagaagagtgatgacaaagggagtggctggcattgggaaaacagtcttaacacagaagttcactctggactgggctgaagacaaagctaaccaggacatcctcttcatatttccattgactttcagagagctgaatgtggtgaaagggCAAAGGTTCAGCTTGTTGagacttgttcatcacttcttcactgaaaccaaagaagcaggaatctgcagctttgatgacttccaggttgtgttcatctttgacggtctggatgagtgtcgacttcctctggacttccacaagactgagatcctgactgatgttacagagtccacctcagtggatgtgctgctgacaaacctcatcagggggaacctgcttccctctgctcgcctctggataaccacacgacctgcagcagccaatcagatccttTGTGATtctgttgacatggtgacagaggtcagagggttcactgacccccagaaggaggagtacttcaggaagaggttcagagatgaggagcaggccagcaggatcatctcccacatcaagacatcacgaagcctccacatcatgtgtcacatcccagtcttctgctggatcactgctcaAGTTCTGGAAGAAGagttgaaaaccagagagggaggagagctgcccaagaccctgactgaggtgtacatccacttcctgatggttcaggccaaagtcaagggGGagaagtatgatggaggagctgagacagatccacactggcaTAAAAAGAGCAGGacgatgattgagtctctgggaaaattggcttttgatcagctgctgaaaggaaacctgatcttctatgaatcagacctgacagagtgtgacATGGATATCGGaacagcctcagtgtactcaggaatATTCACAAAGAGCTTTATAGAGCAGAAAGGGATGTACGTCATCCCGCAGTTCAGTTTCATCCATCTGAGcattcaggagtttctggctgctcttcatgtccaccagaccttcatcaactctggtGTCAACCtgctggaagagaaaaaaacatctctgttGTCTAAAGTCCTTCGAAGCAAATCTGAAGTAAAACAATTCTAccagagtgctgtggacaaggccttacagagtccaaatggacacctggacttggtCCTCCgtttcctcctgggtctttcactgcagaccaatcagaatcTCCTTAGAGACCTGCtgaaacagacaggaagtaaatcacagaccaatcaggaaatagtccagtacatcaagaagaagatcagaGAGAAACTGTCTCtggagagaagcatcaatctgttccactgtctgaatgaactgaatgatggttctctagtggaggagatccaacagtccctgagatcaggaaCTTTCTCCAGAGATAAattgtctcctgctcagtggtcagctctgggcttcatcttaatgtcatcaggagaagatctggatgagtttaacctgaagaaatactctgaTTCAGAAGAAGCTCTTCgtaggctgctgccagtggtcaaagcctccaacaaagctca ACTGAGTCACTGCAGACTCTCAGGGAGAAGTCTTACAGCGCTCttctcagttctcagctcccagtccaatctgagagagctggacctgagtggaaacactgtgtATGTTACAGAAGTGGAGACGCTGTCTACTGGtctgaagagtccaaactgtaaactggagactctgag ATTGagtaactgcagtttgtcagagagcagctgtgattatctgggaCCAGCtttgaagtccaacccctcccatctgaaacatctggacctgagtggaaacaacctgaaggattcaggagtgaagcagctgtgtggttttctggagagtccagactgtagactggagactctgac gttgaggagctgcagtttgtcagagatcagctgtgattatctgggaccagctctgaagtccaacccctcccatctgaaacatctggacctgagcaacaacaacctgcaggattcaggagtgaagcagctgtgtggttttctggagagtccagactgtagactggagactctgga gttgagttgctgcagtttgtcagagatcagctgtgattctctgggaccagctctgaagtccaacccctcccatctgaaacatctggacctgagtaaaaacCTCAACCTGAAGGAtccaggagtgaagcagctgtgtggttttctggagagtccagactgtagactggagactctgag TTTGAATTCCTGCAGtctgtcagagatcagctgtgattctctggcctcagctctgaagtccaacccctcccatctgaaacatctggatctgAGTGAAAACAcagacctgaaggattcaggagtgaagcatctgtgtggttttctgaagagaccagactgtagactggaggaTCTGAGGTCAGTTATTGACTTTTattgttgtagatctgatatgtttaatcaccaactgaatctaattctgTTGCTTGCGGTGGGGAAGGAGGGTTTGCAGTCTAGGAAGTTTAGGTTTagtcaaaatatatatatcagttcCAT tttgtcaaagatcagctgtgatcaTATGGTCTCAGCtttgaagtccaacccctcccatctgaaacatctgcacCTGAATGGAAACAaagacctgaaggattcaggagtgaagcagctgtgtggttttctggagagtccagactgtagactggagactctgag attgtggAGCTGCCGTTTGTCGGAGAGCAGCTGTAgttatctggtctcagctctgaagtccaacccctcccatctgaaacatctggacctgagtaaaaacaagttgcaggattcaggagtgaagcagctgtgtggttttctggagagtccagactgtagactggagactctgga ctTGTTGacctgcaggttgtcagagatcagctgtgattctctggtctcagctctgaagtccaacccctcccacctgaaacatctggacctgaggtttaacaacctgaaggattcagcagtgaagcagcttcttgtcCTTGTGatgagtccagactataaactggaggtGGTGGA gtggaagTTCGGATAA